CTTCTTTTTCTCCGGCTACAATGTGAAAATACAATTCGTTTTTTGTTTTGTCTACAAGTAGTATAGAGCAGGATTCAGTTCTAAAAACACTTTTGACTGACTCCATTACATCTTTTAATAAATTTGTAAGATGCCTAGAGGAGTTGATAAGTCCAGAAACTCGAATCACTTCCTTTAATAAAAATTCTAATCGAGTATTCTTTTGAAGATTATTTGTAGAGTTGAGAAGAAGTTGAATCGCTGTAGTGAAGTGTAAAAAGATTTCACCTTTTTCGGGAAGAACGAGAGAATCCTTTAGAAGTTGACTCAATGTTTTGGAGTAAACAGAGATTAGCTCAAAGTCATTCGTTGAAAAATTTTCAAAATGATTAATTCCCTCTAATAAAAAAATTCCAATAGAAGTACTATCATCTCCTAAATAACAAGATATGTAAGATTGATCAGCCTTTGTATTTGAACCGGGTATGATAGAATCTTTTTTGATTCTGAGATTTTTTCGTTCTCGAAAAGAATAGTCGGCAAGAAGTTTGGATTGGTTGTTTGCTGAAACCGCACCAAAACTTTTTAGTTCGCTTTTTTCATCGAGGAAAAATAAAAAACCAGCTTTTGCTCCGACATTCTTGATTGCTTCATTCAGAATTAAAACAAAAACCTGAGTGAGGTTTTCATTTTCTTTGATGGATGCAGTCCCCCCCTTATTTTTATGGAGTAGGGTTATAAGAGTTTCTTGTGACAAATGAGTTACGAAAAATTAAGTTTAAGAGTTTCTTCTCTTAGCTTTTTGTTAGCCTGTTCTAACTCTTTGATTTTATCCAATGCACTCATAAGCTCATCTCTTGAAATATTGGAAACAATATCAGAGGCTTGCATTGTTTGTTGTGCATTTTTCATTTCCGAAGACGAATAATCAATGATTGATTCATACATTTTAATGATTTGATCTGCGTTCGAGAGTTCTTTTTCGTTTAACTTTAAAACTTTCTCATAACCTTTTATGATGTCGCTTTGCGCACTTACTTTCTTTTGTAGACTTTCTATCGTTTCCATAAAAATCACCTTTTAAATAAAAAACTTAAATTGACACATAGGATAGATCTAAAACAATCAGATTATCCTACGGGGGCGTAGCTCAGCTGGGAGAGCACTTGCATGGCATGCAAGGGGTCAGGGGTTCGATCCCCCTCGTCTCCAAAGACAATTACGCATACATGATTTGTTATCATTAATGATTGTATGTCAATGTTTTTTTTGCTTGCTTGAATTTTTCATTTAGATTTTGAGAATGGACATTATCAAACTTCGGGGTATATAAATGGCCGCAAGAAAAGTGCTTAAATTAGGAGATCCACTCCTAAGAAAAATTAGTCAATCCGTTACAGAAGATGAAACACGAACCAAAGAATTCAAAAAACTAATTAAAGATATGTTTGATACAATGAAGTTCGAAAACGGAGTTGGCCTAGCCGCTCCCCAAATCGGAGTTTTAAAACGATTAGTTGTTGTGGGTGTAGAGGATTCAGAAAGATATCCGGGAACTCCCAATCTCCAAGATACGATTTTAATTAACCCTGTTATTACACCTCTTGCCCCTGCCGGCGATGGATTTTGGGAAGGATGTCTTTCCGTTCCAGGAATGCGAGGACTTGTAGAAAGACCAAATAAAATTAAATTAGAATGGTACGATGATAAATGGAACCATCATTCTGAGATTGTAGAAGGATACAAAGCTATCGTGTACCAACATGAGTGTGATCATCTCGATGGTATATTATATGTGGATAGACTGAAGGATACGAAACTATTTGGATATACTGATGTAATCGATACGCAAGGAAATGAATTAGATTGAAAAAAATTTTACAAAACCATAAATTGTCGCGTACTACAAAGTTACCACTATTTCTGTTCATTCTGTTTTTTACTTTTTCGTGTGCATCAAGTCTTGTAAATACTTTCGTTGGATATGAAAGAAGTAAGTCAGGATTAGAAAAGAAAAAAATACAAGTCGATAATTTCGAAATCGCCTATCTCGAAGGCGGAGAAGGGGAAACGATTTTACTTCTACACGGATTTGCCGGTGACAAAGAACACTGGACTCGATTTGCTCGTAGTTTGACCGGCAAATATAGAGTAATCGCACCAGATTCTCCACCAGCTGGAGAAAGCTCAAAAATTGAAACAGAGGATTATAGCATTTTATCGCAAACCAAACGCCTCCACAATTTTGCTTCTAAATTAGGTCTCAAGAAATATCATATCGTAGGAAATTCTATGGGTGGAAGTATCGCCGGAATTTATACAACAGAGTATCCAGATGAAGTTTTGACTCTTGGACTATTCAATTCAGCTGGAGTAAAGAGTCCAAATCCGAGCAAACTTTCCGAGAAACTCGCTCAAGGTAAAAATCCTCTCATAGTTAGTAACGAAGAGGAGTTTGATGGACTGATGAAATTTTCGTTTGTGAATCCGCCTTATATCCCTGGATTTTTTAAATCGGAAGTTATGCGTAAATCAGCAGCTAACAAAAAGTTTAATGAAAAAGCATTTTCTGATATTCAAAAAGATATTTATTTACTCGAATCAAGATTGTCAAAAATTAATGCCAAAACTCTGATTTTATGGGGAGAATCTGATAATATCATTGATGTTTCTTCTGTGGAAGTATTTAAAAAAGGAATTAAAAATAACAAAGTAGTAATTTTAGAAAAATGCGGACATGCTCCTATGATAGAATTACCAGAAGAGTCAGCAAAACATTACTTAGAATTTATCAAGTGATAAATTCTAATTAGCATCTGACCTTACGCAAAATTGATAATTTAAGGAGCCAAAGATGATTTTGAGAATATTAGAGAATGTTAATGAATTAATAAATTCAATAGCCTGCGGCAGCAAGCCCACCGCTAGGTGCAAACCTTAAGTGGACGCTGGACTCACCTTGCGTAAGGTGAGTTAGCATGTTGAATTTTATCGTACTGATATTTTTAATACTAGCTGTTTCTTTTTGCCAAGCTGATAAGAAGGAAATTATTTTCCCTGGTTTTGAGCATAACTATGTTAATTCGCAAAAATATCCATTTACCGTAAACTTGGAAAATGCATCCGAGGGATATAGTTATAAACTTAGTTTTTTCCAAAATCATCCAGAGTGTATTTTAATGACAGACTGCAGGAATACAGATGCAAGTTTTGTTATGACAAAGACGGATAGTAAATCCGCAATAATTATGCCGCTTGGCGAATACTATGCAATTTTAGATATTCAGTCTTCGGAATTTATTCCTTATTCGGTTACTGAATCCAACCTTCGTGTTTACTTTGGTTATTCCTTCCAAAAAAATAATTCAGGTCAAATTGAATATATAGAAAATCAGGATATGAAATGTCATAAATTTAGTTTTCAGGAAACATTTGGATCACAGACTTATTTAAGTTGTCCAAAATTAAAAATACAAAACATTACCAAAAACCAAATTCGATTTGTGTTAGGAAATCAAAGACAGGTCGATGGCAGAGTCACTCTAAAACTATGGGCTAACAGGGAACTTACTCCATTGATTGTATTATTCTTTGGTCCTGTCGGGTATTCAAAAGAAATGGAAATTGTAAATTAATTTAGTATTCTTGTTCGGAGCGAGTTGAACCAAGTAATTCATCAGGAATTTCTTCGATAATTTCCCCAATCTGAACTGCCAAACGATTTCCGACACGACCTGGAATACATTTGAATTTATTACGTTCTCCAACTTTGATAATCATGTCTGCTTTTGTAGGAGTGTTTTCGAGTTTGATTACGTCGCCCATTTGGAGGTTCATGAGTTCCATCATGGTAATGTCGACAGAACCAACTTCTGTGATTAACGGGATAGTAACCCCATCGAGACGTTCTTGAATGACTGATTTATTTTCGTCTGTTTCTCCACGGCGAATAGAAGAATACCAATATTGAGCTGAGAGTTTATTGATAATAGGTTCGATAGTGATGTATGGAATACAAAGATTTGTCATACCTTCTACATCACCAACTTTGGTTTCGAGAGTAATTAACACCACCATGTCGTTTGGTGGAACTACTTGCGCAAACTGTGGATTAGTCTCAATGTTACCGAGTCGAGGACGCAAATCAATTACAGTAGACCATGCCTCGCGAAGGTTGCCGAGGATACGAACTATTATCCCTTCCATTACGGACATCTCAATGTCAGAAAGTTCACGGTTGATTTTTGCCGATTCCCCTTTTCCGCCAAATAGTCGGTCAATGATTGTAAAGGAAATGGATGGATCCATTTCTAAAATAGCAGAACCTTTGAGAGGATCCATATTGATTACAGCAAGTGTAGTAGGGTTTGGAATCGAACGAATAAATTCTTCATAGGTCAACTGATCCACAGATGCAACGTGTACACCTACTAACGCACGGAGCTGCGCGGATAACCCAGTAGTAGCCAAACGAGCGAATGTTTCGTGCATCATTTGTAGAGTTCTAATCTGGTCTTTAGAAAATTTATCCGGTCGTTTGAAGTCGTAAATTTTGACTTTCTTTTGTTCTCCGACTGCGGAGTATTCTTCTTCGTTTACCTCTCCGCTTGAAATTGCGTTTAGAAGTGCGTCTATCTCATCTTGCGAAAGTATTTCTGTCATTTTTTTACCTTTACCACAACAC
This sequence is a window from Leptospiraceae bacterium. Protein-coding genes within it:
- a CDS encoding peptide deformylase — protein: MAARKVLKLGDPLLRKISQSVTEDETRTKEFKKLIKDMFDTMKFENGVGLAAPQIGVLKRLVVVGVEDSERYPGTPNLQDTILINPVITPLAPAGDGFWEGCLSVPGMRGLVERPNKIKLEWYDDKWNHHSEIVEGYKAIVYQHECDHLDGILYVDRLKDTKLFGYTDVIDTQGNELD
- a CDS encoding alpha/beta hydrolase, which gives rise to MSRTTKLPLFLFILFFTFSCASSLVNTFVGYERSKSGLEKKKIQVDNFEIAYLEGGEGETILLLHGFAGDKEHWTRFARSLTGKYRVIAPDSPPAGESSKIETEDYSILSQTKRLHNFASKLGLKKYHIVGNSMGGSIAGIYTTEYPDEVLTLGLFNSAGVKSPNPSKLSEKLAQGKNPLIVSNEEEFDGLMKFSFVNPPYIPGFFKSEVMRKSAANKKFNEKAFSDIQKDIYLLESRLSKINAKTLILWGESDNIIDVSSVEVFKKGIKNNKVVILEKCGHAPMIELPEESAKHYLEFIK
- the fliM gene encoding flagellar motor switch protein FliM — its product is MTEILSQDEIDALLNAISSGEVNEEEYSAVGEQKKVKIYDFKRPDKFSKDQIRTLQMMHETFARLATTGLSAQLRALVGVHVASVDQLTYEEFIRSIPNPTTLAVINMDPLKGSAILEMDPSISFTIIDRLFGGKGESAKINRELSDIEMSVMEGIIVRILGNLREAWSTVIDLRPRLGNIETNPQFAQVVPPNDMVVLITLETKVGDVEGMTNLCIPYITIEPIINKLSAQYWYSSIRRGETDENKSVIQERLDGVTIPLITEVGSVDITMMELMNLQMGDVIKLENTPTKADMIIKVGERNKFKCIPGRVGNRLAVQIGEIIEEIPDELLGSTRSEQEY